The genome window CCAGGTCGATTCATCAAAACTTCTGTCATCAGAAATTCATAAAATCAGTGTTAGgacttttgtgtgtgtgtgtgcgtgttttgggggggggggagagagagagagagagagagagagagtcataAGTAAAGAATTGAATTAACTCCATACCCATGTGTttctgcatctgcttcagaACTTTTACCATAATGGATGTCAGAGAACTCTCCTGATGGGCTTTCTGGAGCATTCCTGGCAGCTGGACTACCATTTGAGCTTCTTCCATATTCATCTTCACCATGGGCGAAAACAGATTCACTTCCAAAGGCATGTTCCCCATTCCTTGACTTGCGATCAGCAAATGATGATGTATCAGGAGTGGAACTACGATCAGGGGAAGTACGTTCCCTCTGAACAGATGCAGATCGTGCTTTTGCCGAGGCATCAATTGTCAGATCATTACCAAATCCTGAAAAAGTTGACATGTCCACATATAAGAATGAGCAAGTATTTCTACAACATCTCTGTTGGATTACCATGCTTAATGTGCATCTGCATATTTGAGAATAATGACTAGATACTAACTCATtaaaaacacaacaaaaatataataacaagaggacaaaccttcatcttcaaacTTATCCCAATCTTCATCCCAAACAGCGGCTCCCTCTTGAATTCCAGGTTGCCAACCTTAAGAACCATCACATGCAAAAAatgtcaggaaaaaaaaaagcaaaatacgAAGGCTAAATGTTGGGACTTCGTAATGGAGGCACACATCAATAATGATAAATTCAAGCATAAGTGCAACGGGTTAAACAATATATAAAGTTAGTTTCTCATATAAAAAGGGTGTGAGATTAAAGCAACTTGGAGTCTTCTTCCTTGGAGTTTCCACAAAACTTTCCCATGCACAAGGCCACATTAAACATGCACTTTTTTTAAGGCATTAAGACTTCCATGCAGATAAACCCACATGGATAATTGTGTTGTATACTAACAAACAGGCTAGTGCATGTCTTAAACTCAGTTGATGGTCTTAAGCGGGTTCCTAAATGAGTTTGATTGCACTTGACTTGTGGAGTGGTCTTACAAGAGTGTCCCTCAAGTAAGCTTATTTGAAGGATCCCTGAACTGAAGCTCACTCTAAATGTATCTGATTAGGTTATTCCTTTTCTTTATAATGAGTATACAGTGATATACTAGATTATTTGTATTCTCCTTGAATATGGGACATTGCTTAAGTGAAACAATAGAGTACAGGAAAACGAATGCAACTGTAGTACCAGTTGGAAGTTCAATTATTGCACTTGACTTCATGTTTAATCCATGTTTCTTGCAACGTTCTGTAAGAGCCTTTACTAGCTCCTCAAGATCATATTGTATACGATCAGCACGGACCTATCGTAGACACAATGCATTAGAAACAAACAAAGTTACACGCATAGTTCACCATAGCTAATGGGAAGGAGTTTACCTGAAGAATACCATCTGCACTACCTCCTTGCTCCATCTTAACAATTGCTTGATGCAATTCCATTTTCCTCTCCTGAGAATGAGTCGAGTAATATATAAGCAATGAAATTGAAGGTTGTTGTAAAAAAGGCACACTTCAAAGTAATAAAAGCACTCATTACACAACAAAACATTTGAATAATAAAGCAGCTACTGGGGGGAACTGAGTATTATTACTCGTGTATGAAAAcagcagaagaaagaaaaagaaatacatatatatgccTGCAACATATGGCATGACTGCATTTGAATAATAAAGCAGCTACTGGGGGGAACTGAGTATTATTACTCGTGTATGAAAAcagcagaagaaagaaaaagaaatacatatatatgccTGCAACATATGGCATGACTGCAATAAACCAATACTCCTGAAGCAAGAATATAAATACCTGAACTTCACGAAACGTGGCCTCTTCAATAGTTAACTTAGATGCTATTTCTGCCACTTGTTTGTACTTCTCCTCATATTTTTTGGCCAGTAACTCAGCCTGCAATACAACTCATTAACATGAATTAATGGGAAACCATTCTTGCTAAATATTAGTAGTACAATTCATCTTTGTAAGAAAATACCTCACGCTTGTCAGCAATTGCCCTTTCTGTGATCTCATTTAATCTGTTATCACATCTGCTTTTATACAGAACCTGTAAGAAATGACCAAAAGAAAGTTAAGAGAGGCAGAAACCATGCACTATGGCCAAAATTCCACTGCTTTAGAAGCTTATAACAATACCCAGCAGAAACATAGAACCAGAGGCAATGCCTGAACCCAGCAGAAACATAGAACCAGAGGCAATGCCTGAATGCATTATATCTCAGAACTTAAAAGTGGACAAAGTCACTTGATTGAAATTCAAGGATCAACTGAGCCAGATAACTTTCTGCCGGTAGGAAGGTTACTAAAATCACTTTCTATAGCAATTTATTATTTCTGATCCCACACTACCATAACTAACATTATAGAATCACTAGACACCAATATAATGTGAAACAAGGCATTTCAACTACCCCCATGAACAAGCCCTCTATTGTCGCATCCTATGGACAAATCAATATATCAATATATACAATTGAACAACTGAGCTATACTGTAAGGAAATTTAACAGTACTCTAGACCAATGACCAGAAGAAAAACAGCCAAGGACAGAAGCTACTAACAAGTTCCTGCATTTTTGTGCGATAGAACTCCATCTTCTCTCTTGAGTCCAAAATCACATTCTCAGTTTCTTCAACCTGCCATGATTAAAAGAATGATTTCTTATCCCATgaagacaaaaattaaaaatctttgagaagaaaatataattatcaAATTATCAATAATATGAAACCTGACAAAGCACATTATTTTCTGCAAAATCGTATAAAAGTTCCTCCATTCTAAGATGGGTTGGGAGAGGAATAAGAATGATTGAGTAGTGAGTACTCACAAATTTAAAGGCAAGAGACGCTCAACTCCAAAAATATGTCAACACCAACAATATTGcaggaaaataaacaaaaagcaaATACACGAAGCatggaaaataaagaaaaatcaagGTTGAAAAATAACTGTCTTTGGTCCCCTTCAGACAAAACCTTTTTCCATGTTTAAACAATAACCAACTTCAAGATGCAATTCTTAAACTGTTTGACTGAGGATTAATTATTTTAACGAGGAGCAATTTCCAAGACTGTTGTGCTTcacctcttcttttttttccaagACTGGAGGTATATCAGATGATTCAACAAAATATTCTGTCTACAAAATATTCCTGAGATCATTTCCGCATAAACAAATTttatgaggttcaaaatgatATTAAGATAACAGTAACATCTCTGGTCTTTCCTTGTTCAAGATGTTGGATTGAACTGGAAATTTAGAGGGGACTCAATTTGCAATCTAACTGTTGAACAGCGTTCTATACAATACTGTACTGTGAATAATATTGACCTAACGTGATCAGGTAggatgcttattattttctcaTTAGATCTCTTAaagatacttttgtgtattagaATGGCTATGCTGGTCTTTCAATTTATAAGTTACTTAGACTTGCAAAACTGAATAAACCTTAGGCTTTCTGTCTCTGTAAAAACTAAGTTTCTTAAGTGAAAATTTTGCTTCAAAGAAGTGATTTATCATGCTTAGGACTtaggagaaaaggaagaaggaaaCTTGTTCGGGACAACATGACCCACTTCGAGGGGAAGGGGGGGTGGGTTATGAACTTCCTGTCTGAGATTGTTAGAGTAATTCATATCACCAATATATCAAATGACACCGCAGAAAATAAAAGAGACTGTTAAAACTTGAAGCAAGACTGTGTACATCggaataaaaagaagaaaggaaattgCCTTTTTCCCTGCATCTTTAGGCTCTTCAGGATTTGAGTTAGCTGAATCATGCTTCCCATTATCATGTTGGGTTGTATTCAAACCCTCCATCCCTCGCACTCTCAAATTCTGCTGATTCGGTTGCAATGCACCGTCAGCCTGGGGAAGACTTCGTTGCATTGGTGGCCTCAAACCCGCAGCAGGTGTCACACCCTGCATCCCTTGATGTCGTCCACCTTGCATCCCTTGATGTTGTCCAAAACCTAAATTCAAGGAGAACATGTATCCAATGAGCAATCTAACGAGGCGAACACTAAATGTAAAAAGAGAAATCTAGCCATTACCAGGGTTGGGACTCCAAGCTGCATTTCCATAAGCCATTTTGGGTTGACCGGTCATTGAGAGTAGAGTCTCATCATGCATCACATTATGTGGAAGTGTGTCTGGAAGAGGACGACCTTCCCTGTAACGTTCCATCAAATAGAGAGAAAAGCAGAACTCCCTCAAGGAAAGCATGCTGTCATTATCTTGATCAGATAAGTCCCACACCTGCTTTAAAACCTCTGAGAAAGGCAAAAATGGACATTATTGAGCATTTGTTGAACCAAACAAAGTCTTCAAAAAGATTGTCCAATTAAATGTAAAACAAAAAGCATAATTCCATCGATACAAACATCTTGAGGGTAACAAAGATCTTGGGTCAAAATTAAATTTGGCCACTGTATAAATGTAACTTAAGTGCTTGACCTGTCCAATGACGAACAGTTAAATTACTGTAAAAGTAAATTGAATGTCCATTCATAGATGAATGGAAAACTGATTTGAATCAACCACATCACCACCAAAATGTACACTTTCATCCTGAATATTTTCAACGATTTTACTAATATAATTTTTCACATATGAAAATCCACCACATCACCTACACAGTTTACCAATACTGAACCCCAAATATCCTATTCAAATCAGTCCCTTCACACATGTTCAATGATCACGAGGTTGAAATGTGATATACACATTACCAATTTGATCCACTAATTCCAAGAAACTCTAACAAATAACCATATGAAATGCTGAATGATGAACTtcatttaaagaaaaattaaatgggTTACTTATTCTCtttttaaaattgttaaattaaagaTTAGTCATCTAACCTAGTGCATTAGTTATGTTTACATTCAAATGAAAAAACCTTACCTCTTGGTAACCTCCAACTCAGAAACAGATTCCGTGCCTGCTCACCAGTGATTCTCCCATCTCTGTCAGTGTCTACTTCCATAAACACTTTTGAATATTTCTGGACATCAGATGGCTTCATCTTTGGCCAAGGAATCTGCGAATTTCCAGACGTAGAGTTTCCTGCTCCCACTGAACTCCCAGATGATGGAAAAGAGGAAGAAGCTGGAGCTGAAACCTGCTGGCTTGGGTTTGAAGGTCCCTGCGGCTGCTGAAACTGACTGCCAGAAGGCTGCATGGTGAATGCACTCAATGAATCAAGTGCATTGAGCTTACTGGAAGATTGGGGCCCACTGGAAACTGGAAGAGTGGCTGATGGGGTAGGTATGCTTCTAGCAGAATATATAGACCCAGAAGATTCCTGTTTCGGTTGACTGGGAGTTGCAGAAAATAAATCACCTGATAATGCCGAACTGGATGCAAATCCATTGCCAGAAACAACTAATGCTTTGGAGTCGCCAGTTGTCGGCAGGGAAACTGGAGGCTGTGAGTTTGGTGTAGATGAGGGCATGGAAGGACTAACCCCTCTGGGCCCAGCAGGAGATGCACCAGCGCTTCCACCAAGCCAATTATTTGAGATGTTTGAGTTTGGAACATTGGGAGGCCCCATACCACCTCCAACACCTTGTTGGGGTGGACGAGAATTAACGCCAGTAGGCATTCCAGTCGGCATGGCTTGAGGAGGTCTTATGGACTGATTTTGCTGGGGTGGAAAATAATTCTGGTTTGTGGATGCATTAGGAACTCCTGGTCCTCTAAATCCAAAATTTTGAGATGTTGGCGGGGTTCCCATACCCATCTGTGGCCTAGATGCAGCAGCCACTGGATTTGATTGAGGTGCAGATGTGGGTGGAAGATTAATCTGTGGAGCAGGAATTTTTGCAGCAGCTGGACCGTATAATGCCGCCTTGACAATATCCGGAGTTAAATCTCTCTTACTCTGTGCAACAGTCACAAGTCTGAGTGCATTATAAAATTCTGGCCGACCAAGAAAACCAGTTTTGTTCTGATCAGCATGCATCCATATCTGCAGCTCGTAAACATACAACATTTGGTCAGCCAGAAGTACCATGCTAAATCAAATTCTGAATTCTGTAGATTAAATAAGTCCGAATATAAGCACAAGCAAGAGCAACACAGAAAACTTTCCAACAATCTTAAGCTGTTACAACACCGTGATGTATAATACTAACAATAAGATGAACAGAACACAGAGACATATGACCAACTAGGCACAATGTTCACTGAATATCAACTAGGACAAATAATAGACTCGTTCCAAAACAATGAAGTTGTAAAATTGTCCATTAGAACAAGGTGAGAGGAATGTGAAGTTGGTCTATAGCAATCCATTAACTTTGTAAATTTCCTAGTTTCTCAAATGACAGAATTCATACACTAAATATTATTTGTGGTAATTCAGATAGGTATTCAAGCTTATgaatccacaaatacacacacaAATAGATGATGATTCAAATCTttatacacatacatatatatatatatatatatagagagagagagagagagagagaggaacctGAGCAAGAACTGGTTTGGGCAAATTGGAACCCTGGAAGAAAGCGACGGCTTCAGCTCCGCTGATCCTGCCATCTCCATCCAAATCTGCTCTCCTGAAGTAGGCTTCAAGCTGATCCGCATACGGACCCGCCATTTTCCTCCGATCTCACACCAGATCACCACCACACCCGCTCAACACAATCGCAATCCCCGAATCCCAAATCAAATCATACAGGACGTATaccacacatatacatatagataCACAGTGGATAGAAATTGAATCTCTCTCTCAGAAATTCCTTACAGAAAGAAACAATGGCAAGTCGAATCGAATGCGTGGGAACCAGAGGTTGGTACTTGCAGGCTGGATCGAAGAGATGACCGAGAGAGAAATGTGGATGTTAAATATTAAGAGAAAATGTAACTACAATGCTCAGCCATGCTGGGTTGACCTCTCGCCCGACCCGAGACTCCGTGGGCTCTTCTTTGTTTCTACAGCCTGTTGGGGCCGCGCTTATTGGGCCCACTGAACCTGCAGTCCAGAACCCAGAAGATAAAAACAATTTTATTAGTTGGGCCAGCAACCCCAATAGTTTATGGGCCCGAAACCGGCCTCATATTCCGATCtaatattttattctttttctttggacCCATACTCATTCTAGAGTCTGAAAGGTACCCAACTTCACTCTACTTGTACTATATTGCATATTGTGTTTGCTTGCAGGTATCCAATAAACTGGAAGCTCATTAAAATCgaatttgaagttttgaataagCGTTATTGAAACTTAGAAGTTTTTGTAAATCAATATACTCGtgaaaacttgaagattttCATGCTAAAATTAAACCAAACATGTATAATACAAGCGGAATGTTCTACCTTTTTGTCTATAGATATCTTTTTCCATAGTACTATCCACAATTTTATACTATCCACAATTTTGTTCCCTTTGTTACACCGATATGTCATACCTTACCAAACTCAAATTTACAGCTCTAGAAGTCTTTGGCAGAAACTTGCTCAATTACATGAGGAATTTGTGGCCTCCTTGACATTTACATGTTCATGGTTCTTATGCAGGGTTCCAATTACAGATAGGAAGCTTAACATGGGAACTTGGCAGGTatttaaaagttaaaaacaataattttaCTTTTCCCAGTTTTCTAATTGTAAATTGCTTGGATCTCTCAACCTTGTAATCATGGTTTATACAATGAACAAAGAGTGCACCACGAGAGTAATAAAAACGAATGAAGAGTATGCATTGGGCAGAGCATTATTTGGTGAACTTGCCCTATCCTCAATAGTGAAGTCCTTGTAGAGATTTTTCCACCGCTTGGTATCAAGGGTGAAGGAGAAGATGCCTTTTGCATGTATCTGCCACTTGCAACTTGCAACGATGCATGCAGTGTCTTAGATCCCTCTTGGGCTCGTATATCTTAAAGGCGCCCTTGACCCATTTGCCATCTGGCCTTTTCCACTGCATGTAGCAATAGAAGAGGGTCGTGTCC of Malus sylvestris chromosome 6, drMalSylv7.2, whole genome shotgun sequence contains these proteins:
- the LOC126625958 gene encoding actin cytoskeleton-regulatory complex protein pan1 isoform X2 yields the protein MAGPYADQLEAYFRRADLDGDGRISGAEAVAFFQGSNLPKPVLAQIWMHADQNKTGFLGRPEFYNALRLVTVAQSKRDLTPDIVKAALYGPAAAKIPAPQINLPPTSAPQSNPVAAASRPQMGMGTPPTSQNFGFRGPGVPNASTNQNYFPPQQNQSIRPPQAMPTGMPTGVNSRPPQQGVGGGMGPPNVPNSNISNNWLGGSAGASPAGPRGVSPSMPSSTPNSQPPVSLPTTGDSKALVVSGNGFASSSALSGDLFSATPSQPKQESSGSIYSARSIPTPSATLPVSSGPQSSSKLNALDSLSAFTMQPSGSQFQQPQGPSNPSQQVSAPASSSFPSSGSSVGAGNSTSGNSQIPWPKMKPSDVQKYSKVFMEVDTDRDGRITGEQARNLFLSWRLPREVLKQVWDLSDQDNDSMLSLREFCFSLYLMERYREGRPLPDTLPHNVMHDETLLSMTGQPKMAYGNAAWSPNPGFGQHQGMQGGRHQGMQGVTPAAGLRPPMQRSLPQADGALQPNQQNLRVRGMEGLNTTQHDNGKHDSANSNPEEPKDAGKKVEETENVILDSREKMEFYRTKMQELVLYKSRCDNRLNEITERAIADKREAELLAKKYEEKYKQVAEIASKLTIEEATFREVQERKMELHQAIVKMEQGGSADGILQVRADRIQYDLEELVKALTERCKKHGLNMKSSAIIELPTGWQPGIQEGAAVWDEDWDKFEDEGFGNDLTIDASAKARSASVQRERTSPDRSSTPDTSSFADRKSRNGEHAFGSESVFAHGEDEYGRSSNGSPAARNAPESPSGEFSDIHYGKSSEADAETHGFDESTWGGAFDNNDDTDSVWGFNTKGSDAEKHKDFFGSDDFGLNPIRTGSPHAETSFQKKSLFFEDSVPSTPLSKFQNSPRYSEAGDYHFDNLSRFDSFSSNRNDVGFSSQPERFSRFDSINSTRDFGGHTRFDSISSSKDFGRFDSMSSSRDFGQGREPQLTRFDSINSTKDFGQGAYSFDETDPFGSSGPFKVSSESQTSKKGSDSWSAF
- the LOC126625958 gene encoding actin cytoskeleton-regulatory complex protein pan1 isoform X1, translating into MAGPYADQLEAYFRRADLDGDGRISGAEAVAFFQGSNLPKPVLAQIWMHADQNKTGFLGRPEFYNALRLVTVAQSKRDLTPDIVKAALYGPAAAKIPAPQINLPPTSAPQSNPVAAASRPQMGMGTPPTSQNFGFRGPGVPNASTNQNYFPPQQNQSIRPPQAMPTGMPTGVNSRPPQQGVGGGMGPPNVPNSNISNNWLGGSAGASPAGPRGVSPSMPSSTPNSQPPVSLPTTGDSKALVVSGNGFASSSALSGDLFSATPSQPKQESSGSIYSARSIPTPSATLPVSSGPQSSSKLNALDSLSAFTMQPSGSQFQQPQGPSNPSQQVSAPASSSFPSSGSSVGAGNSTSGNSQIPWPKMKPSDVQKYSKVFMEVDTDRDGRITGEQARNLFLSWRLPREVLKQVWDLSDQDNDSMLSLREFCFSLYLMERYREGRPLPDTLPHNVMHDETLLSMTGQPKMAYGNAAWSPNPGFGQHQGMQGGRHQGMQGVTPAAGLRPPMQRSLPQADGALQPNQQNLRVRGMEGLNTTQHDNGKHDSANSNPEEPKDAGKKVEETENVILDSREKMEFYRTKMQELVLYKSRCDNRLNEITERAIADKREAELLAKKYEEKYKQVAEIASKLTIEEATFREVQERKMELHQAIVKMEQGGSADGILQVRADRIQYDLEELVKALTERCKKHGLNMKSSAIIELPTGWQPGIQEGAAVWDEDWDKFEDEGFGNDLTIDASAKARSASVQRERTSPDRSSTPDTSSFADRKSRNGEHAFGSESVFAHGEDEYGRSSNGSPAARNAPESPSGEFSDIHYGKSSEADAETHGSFDESTWGGAFDNNDDTDSVWGFNTKGSDAEKHKDFFGSDDFGLNPIRTGSPHAETSFQKKSLFFEDSVPSTPLSKFQNSPRYSEAGDYHFDNLSRFDSFSSNRNDVGFSSQPERFSRFDSINSTRDFGGHTRFDSISSSKDFGRFDSMSSSRDFGQGREPQLTRFDSINSTKDFGQGAYSFDETDPFGSSGPFKVSSESQTSKKGSDSWSAF